TCTGCCTGGCTGGGGATTCAGCCGGTCAAAAATCTACGAGATCGATATAGGAAGGATCCTCCATGCAACATCGACTTCGAATTTTCACAGGTGAAGAAGAATCGCTCGAACAGAATGACAGTCTGGTCAACGTTCGATTTGGGGAAATCGCAGACGCCTTGGCGGAAGCAGTTTACTATCGTCGTACATGGGTCTCTGATTTTTCAGAAGACGAAGTAAAAATTCCCTCTGATCTATACGCCATCTTAACCGCTTATAGCCATCTTCGACCGGGCGCCTGATGGTCACGCGGCCTCTGTCTCAAAAATTTCTGATCACCGCTCTGGTTCTGTTGGGGCTGTATCTGGTCATTCTGGGAGCACAGCGGGTTTATGAACATTATCAGGTGAAGCAGATTTCGCTTGAGTTTGTGCAGGCTCTGGAAACAGGGAATGAGAAGCAAATTCGCGGTCTGCTTACACCTGAGAAAGCCGATCTGGCTAAGAAATTGAAACAGGACTCACAAGACAGTTCTGCGCCCCTCGACTATCGAATTCTCGACGTCAAATTAACGGGCAAAACTGCTCAGGTTAGTATTCAAATTCAGAAAAATGGATATGCCATCAAGCCCGATATCCACTTGGTAAAAAGTAAGACCGGCGTCTGGAAAATAGATGCGGTCACACAAGCTCAGGTCGACCCGCTCTGGTACGACCAGGAAGATCAGCGGTATCGGGAAAAATTAATCAAAGAAAACGTTCCCCCGGAAGAAGTGCAGGGACGCGTCCTTGCAAAAGAGCTCGCACGTTCGTTAAATACAACAGTCGAGGAATCGTCCCCGGACAAGGTCGATCCTTAACAAGCTGCTCGTTTTTTCGTCTATGCCGAATTCTTTCTTCCGAGGTATCAATGTCTGAGGCTTCCTCTGTATCCGAACGCGCATTGGAAATCTGGAAAGCAGGTGTCAAAGCCGTCGATTCAGAAACCCTTGTTCGTAATGCCATTCAGATTAACGAACATAGTCTGACAGTCTGTGGGCATTCAATTCCCCTCCAGGGACATGAAAATCTGCTGGTAGTAGGAGCCGGGAAAGCTGGCAGCGGTATGGCTGCGGGCGTGGAAGCTGCCTTGTATGGTTCATTGCTGAAACAGCGCACCTCAGGTTGGGTGAATGTTCCTGCAGACTGTGTCAGGCCTTTGTCTCATATTCATCTCTATCCGGCACGACCGGCAAGCCTGAATGAACCCACGGCGGAAGGCGTGTATGGATCCCGGCAAATCCTAGAGAAAATATCCAGCTTGCAACAGGATGATATCTGCCTGGTTCTGATTTCAGGAGGAGGTAGCGCGTTGTTACCAGCGCCTCTGCCTCCTGTCACTCTGGAAGACAAACAATTGGTCACCCGACTACTGATGTCTTCCGGTGCGACCATTCAGGAATTGAACTGTGTACGGAAACAGATTTCACAGGTCAAAGGAGGCCGACTCGCTGCAGCGGCAACCTGCGGAACATTGATTACGTTGATTATCTCCGACGTCGTCGGAGATCCGCTGGATATTATTGCCTCTGGACCAACCGTCGTCGATTCCTCGACTCCGGCTGAAGCATTGAAAATTCTGCAGCGTTTTGTCTCTGATCGACAACAGGTACCCGATAGTGTTTGGAGTGTATTAGAGGCGGATCCTGCACGTTCGCCAGCACAGGAAGTTTCCAGACAAACGAAAGTGATCAATCAGATTATTGGCAGTAATGCAACTGCACTCAAAGCCGCGAAGCAGCAAGCAGAAGAGGCCGGTTATGAAATCGTTACTCTAGGGTCTGAGAATGAGGGGACGGCGTCAGGAATCGGAATCGAACTGGCAGAACTCTGCCTCAAAATTCGAGACGGTGCAGGTCCTGTTTCCAGACCAGCTTGTGTCCTGAGTGGGGGAGAACCCGTGGTCGATTTATCTTCGACACCAAACCCGGGTAAGGGAGGACGAAACCAGGAAGTGGTACTGGCGGCAATGCAGCGTTTATGGGAAGAAGACCTTTCGGGTATCTGTGTTCTCTCAGGGGGAACAGATGGAGAAGATGGTCCCACTGACGCCGCAGGCGGCATTCTCGATGCGCAGGTTCTGGAACGTGCACATGCAATGTCGATTGATCCGGCCCCTTTTTTGAAAGACCATAATTCGTATCCCTGTCTCGCAGAGGTAGGGGGATTATTGAAAACGGGAGCAACCCAGACGAATGTCATGGATCTGAGAGTGGCATTGGTGGAATAAGCTAGTGGAATCGCTGACGGACTTCGCAAGTTAGATGTTAGATTGCAAAGACAGGCGTTTGCAATTCGTCCCGGGAAACAGCACGAACCACATGCATGTCGTCGTAATCCTGCAGGTTCGTTAACTGAGGAATGCCGTCTTCATCCAGGATTTCGACGATCGGATTGTCATATTGAATCCGGTTGGTTCGAACGACGATCGCATGTTGTCCGTTATTGAGTTCAACAAGCGAGCCCAATGGATAAAGAGACATGGATTGCAACAATGCACGTACAGCATTGCGGTCAAATAAACCCATTGAAGCGTCATAGACAAGGCTTTCGGCAGCCTGGTAGGGCAACAACCCTGCTTTGTTTGGCCTGGAGGAAACCAGTTCAATAAATTCATCTGCTACAGCGGCAATTTTCGCAAGTGGATGAATCTGGTTGCCTTTCTGGCCACGAGGATAACCTGAACCATCACATCTCTCATGAATCTGATAGGCAATGAGTTTGGATATTGTTGGGATTTCATGTACCTTATTTAGCAGGTCAAAGGTAATGATGGGATGCTTTTGCAGTTCCAGATTTTCAATCGGACTGAGAGGCGATTGACTCATTAGCGCTTTGAAATTGATTTTATTCATCCCGGTGTCATGTAACAGGCAACCAATGGAGAGTTGAATCAAATTGTGTCGGCTGAGACCCAACTGAGTGCCGATCGCCATTGCCAGACTCGACATCTGCAAGTCGTGTCGACAAAAATTGCCGTTTTCAATCGGCGTAATACCTTCCAGCACAAACAGGTCCATATCCTGTCTCATTTGCGAGAAGGAAATATTGGTAATATCATAAATCTGGGGCATACTGATCCGTTTTGTGATCAGCAACTGTGTGT
This window of the Gimesia fumaroli genome carries:
- a CDS encoding nuclear transport factor 2 family protein, translating into MVTRPLSQKFLITALVLLGLYLVILGAQRVYEHYQVKQISLEFVQALETGNEKQIRGLLTPEKADLAKKLKQDSQDSSAPLDYRILDVKLTGKTAQVSIQIQKNGYAIKPDIHLVKSKTGVWKIDAVTQAQVDPLWYDQEDQRYREKLIKENVPPEEVQGRVLAKELARSLNTTVEESSPDKVDP
- a CDS encoding glycerate kinase type-2 family protein, producing MSEASSVSERALEIWKAGVKAVDSETLVRNAIQINEHSLTVCGHSIPLQGHENLLVVGAGKAGSGMAAGVEAALYGSLLKQRTSGWVNVPADCVRPLSHIHLYPARPASLNEPTAEGVYGSRQILEKISSLQQDDICLVLISGGGSALLPAPLPPVTLEDKQLVTRLLMSSGATIQELNCVRKQISQVKGGRLAAAATCGTLITLIISDVVGDPLDIIASGPTVVDSSTPAEALKILQRFVSDRQQVPDSVWSVLEADPARSPAQEVSRQTKVINQIIGSNATALKAAKQQAEEAGYEIVTLGSENEGTASGIGIELAELCLKIRDGAGPVSRPACVLSGGEPVVDLSSTPNPGKGGRNQEVVLAAMQRLWEEDLSGICVLSGGTDGEDGPTDAAGGILDAQVLERAHAMSIDPAPFLKDHNSYPCLAEVGGLLKTGATQTNVMDLRVALVE
- a CDS encoding HD-GYP domain-containing protein, whose translation is MVVKSGKKQASPYSSLNIDRLRMGVKLQAPIFDADSEKNLLLLASGKTITKGTIENLKKRGIRSVRVHERDLHNLMLGPGESQNTQSDSLQENRLKRLQLASAYTAAQKQAALETQRTDSPWQIQTSSFLNELKPVPVSRYSTGLKNKYQEQFTVQTKITNDIYTQLLITKRISMPQIYDITNISFSQMRQDMDLFVLEGITPIENGNFCRHDLQMSSLAMAIGTQLGLSRHNLIQLSIGCLLHDTGMNKINFKALMSQSPLSPIENLELQKHPIITFDLLNKVHEIPTISKLIAYQIHERCDGSGYPRGQKGNQIHPLAKIAAVADEFIELVSSRPNKAGLLPYQAAESLVYDASMGLFDRNAVRALLQSMSLYPLGSLVELNNGQHAIVVRTNRIQYDNPIVEILDEDGIPQLTNLQDYDDMHVVRAVSRDELQTPVFAI